One stretch of Prunus persica cultivar Lovell chromosome G1, Prunus_persica_NCBIv2, whole genome shotgun sequence DNA includes these proteins:
- the LOC109946597 gene encoding uncharacterized protein LOC109946597 isoform X3 has product MVKASEFSEGQDEEEDEARTGESDPGFKIASMIYQRIIYMYPMLHKLEANNGSGIMKPLNISKSSICSINGNPADFNMPEVGNRYMIRGEDLKFGKRIPFSRRRGLVKVDQHKWQRNMKALYQKGNVYQKENVTETLLIEFEEGKFFQEKAREVDEESNEMILRTRNVETQGEIVLNLHGKCFQEKTSEVDKESNEMILRTRWNRYQCNYNDMGDGRIS; this is encoded by the exons atgGTGAAGGCGTCTGAGTTTTCTGAAGGCCaagatgaagaggaagatgaggcTAGAACTGGAGAGTCTGATCCAGGCTTCAAAATCGCGTCGATGATTTACCAGAG aattatatatatgtatccaATGCTACACAAATTGGAAGCTAACAATGGTAGTGGGATCATGAAGCCTCTAAACATATCCAAATCTTCAATCTGCTCAATTAACGGAAACCCTGCTGATTTTAACATGCCGGAAGTAGGAAACCGGTACATGATTAGAGGTGAAGACCTAAAATTTGGGAAGCGGATTCCTTTTTCAAGAAGGCGTGGCTTAGTTAAAGTGGATCAGCACAAGTGGCAGAGAAATATGAAAGCCCTCTACCAAAAAGGAAACGtataccaaaaagaaaacgtAACAGAAACCCTCCTCATTGAATTTGAGGAG GGAAAATTTTTCCAAGAAAAGGCACGTGAAGTAGATGAAGAgtcaaatgaaatgattcttAGAACAAG AAATGTTGAGACACAAGGAGAAATAGTGCTCAACTTGCATGGAAAATGTTTTCAAGAAAAGACAAGTGAAGTAGATAAGGAgtcaaatgaaatgattcttAGAACGAG gtgGAATAGATACCAGTGCAACTACAATGACATGGGCGATGGCAGAATTAGCTAG
- the LOC109946597 gene encoding uncharacterized protein LOC109946597 isoform X1 gives MVKASEFSEGQDEEEDEARTGESDPGFKIASMIYQRIIYMYPMLHKLEANNGSGIMKPLNISKSSICSINGNPADFNMPEVGNRYMIRGEDLKFGKRIPFSRRRGLVKVDQHKWQRNMKALYQKGNVYQKENVTETLLIEFEEGKFFQEKAREVDEESNEMILRTRNVETQGEIVLNLHGKCFQEKTSEVDKESNEMILRTRLASFSLKFCVVCFYSLWTLINGGV, from the exons atgGTGAAGGCGTCTGAGTTTTCTGAAGGCCaagatgaagaggaagatgaggcTAGAACTGGAGAGTCTGATCCAGGCTTCAAAATCGCGTCGATGATTTACCAGAG aattatatatatgtatccaATGCTACACAAATTGGAAGCTAACAATGGTAGTGGGATCATGAAGCCTCTAAACATATCCAAATCTTCAATCTGCTCAATTAACGGAAACCCTGCTGATTTTAACATGCCGGAAGTAGGAAACCGGTACATGATTAGAGGTGAAGACCTAAAATTTGGGAAGCGGATTCCTTTTTCAAGAAGGCGTGGCTTAGTTAAAGTGGATCAGCACAAGTGGCAGAGAAATATGAAAGCCCTCTACCAAAAAGGAAACGtataccaaaaagaaaacgtAACAGAAACCCTCCTCATTGAATTTGAGGAG GGAAAATTTTTCCAAGAAAAGGCACGTGAAGTAGATGAAGAgtcaaatgaaatgattcttAGAACAAG AAATGTTGAGACACAAGGAGAAATAGTGCTCAACTTGCATGGAAAATGTTTTCAAGAAAAGACAAGTGAAGTAGATAAGGAgtcaaatgaaatgattcttAGAACGAGGTTAGCATCCTTTTCGTTGAAGTTTTGTGTCGTGTGTTTCTACTCTTTGTGGACATTGATTAATGGTGGTGTATAG
- the LOC109946597 gene encoding uncharacterized protein LOC109946597 isoform X2, translated as MVKASEFSEGQDEEEDEARTGESDPGFKIASMIYQRIIYMYPMLHKLEANNGSGIMKPLNISKSSICSINGNPADFNMPEVGNRYMIRGEDLKFGKRIPFSRRRGLVKVDQHKWQRNMKALYQKGNVYQKENVTETLLIEFEEGKFFQEKAREVDEESNEMILRTRNVETQGEIVLNLHGKCFQEKTSEVDKESNEMILRTRNVETQGEIVLDYCMDIFFF; from the exons atgGTGAAGGCGTCTGAGTTTTCTGAAGGCCaagatgaagaggaagatgaggcTAGAACTGGAGAGTCTGATCCAGGCTTCAAAATCGCGTCGATGATTTACCAGAG aattatatatatgtatccaATGCTACACAAATTGGAAGCTAACAATGGTAGTGGGATCATGAAGCCTCTAAACATATCCAAATCTTCAATCTGCTCAATTAACGGAAACCCTGCTGATTTTAACATGCCGGAAGTAGGAAACCGGTACATGATTAGAGGTGAAGACCTAAAATTTGGGAAGCGGATTCCTTTTTCAAGAAGGCGTGGCTTAGTTAAAGTGGATCAGCACAAGTGGCAGAGAAATATGAAAGCCCTCTACCAAAAAGGAAACGtataccaaaaagaaaacgtAACAGAAACCCTCCTCATTGAATTTGAGGAG GGAAAATTTTTCCAAGAAAAGGCACGTGAAGTAGATGAAGAgtcaaatgaaatgattcttAGAACAAG AAATGTTGAGACACAAGGAGAAATAGTGCTCAACTTGCATGGAAAATGTTTTCAAGAAAAGACAAGTGAAGTAGATAAGGAgtcaaatgaaatgattcttAGAACGAG AAATGTTGAGACACAAGGAGAAATAGTGCTTGACTATTGCAtggacattttttttttctaa